The Candidatus Nanohalococcus occultus genome contains a region encoding:
- a CDS encoding DUF2797 domain-containing protein, giving the protein MKAVVKVSWHGKVPELKLATEEGFEHITLSEGRELDLEVVDKRRCTGFHSKPGNHAPCPEFREISSGDQCGECRGKDIYTDYRRGNSGKGLDAEYSVYLAQCGTKAKVGVTKGSRLTTRWREQGANYAAEIFSGLSADEALAKEKEISSNGVSERIRKESKTGGSKEKLSKLMEKLDLKGEVQEVSKPLKCSKVVRKGRFPSPIRNVQGQIVSNGSICLALSSGKCVIPAEQKGLDQFN; this is encoded by the coding sequence ATGAAAGCAGTAGTTAAAGTTTCCTGGCACGGAAAAGTCCCTGAGTTGAAGCTGGCTACAGAAGAGGGTTTCGAACACATCACGCTTTCCGAAGGACGGGAACTTGATCTCGAAGTAGTCGATAAAAGACGTTGTACCGGTTTCCACAGCAAGCCCGGGAACCACGCCCCCTGCCCGGAGTTCAGAGAGATCAGTTCCGGCGATCAGTGCGGAGAATGCCGTGGAAAAGATATTTACACGGATTACCGGCGCGGGAACTCCGGTAAAGGTCTTGACGCCGAGTACTCAGTGTATCTAGCTCAGTGCGGGACAAAGGCCAAGGTAGGTGTGACTAAAGGCTCGCGTTTGACGACCCGATGGAGAGAACAGGGTGCGAACTATGCTGCCGAGATATTTTCAGGTCTTAGCGCTGATGAGGCTCTAGCGAAGGAAAAGGAGATCAGTTCTAACGGAGTTTCCGAGCGGATTCGGAAGGAAAGCAAGACCGGCGGCTCCAAAGAGAAGTTATCGAAGCTGATGGAAAAACTGGATCTGAAAGGAGAGGTCCAGGAAGTATCGAAGCCTTTGAAATGCTCGAAGGTCGTGCGGAAAGGCCGTTTTCCTTCTCCGATCAGAAATGTTCAGGGTCAGATTGTTTCGAACGGTTCGATCTGTCTGGCGCTTTCCTCAGGGAAATGTGTGATACCGGCAGAGCAGAAAGGACTTGACCAGTTCAACTAG
- a CDS encoding LAGLIDADG family homing endonuclease: MPKISVGRSDEDFEEHGLKGTGVIGKHLVGENEEAHKANPIHFDLAKPHVMGVFGKRGTGKCLLPDEKVLTETGLKEIREIFNQRENDSTEIDDDGEQLFRFEGGTVQSVNEHKISKNRIEAGYRKKVDETLFKLKTRSGRKITVTGEHPLLTVNGWENTDRLSEGEKIGIPRKIDLDFKDSELSVPKAFQKANYSSLNRREARLLEHESTEIPSASDGSGSFHSMVDRADEKGLITRKGRTISTTEKGQKLLEQVKTDSHYRFGKAKPIEAPETVSPELGEFLAYLIAEGHEQKVTDGNYRILFTNNNQEFLDRFKQLGEDFFDLDIKQMDQSTLYANSKALEKFLEENGYITGQNSFNKEIPDFIISSGRETASKFLQKYFDCEANVTDQQIDLMTASEEIASALNYMLLRFGIIGRTNEKHKYAANTEEQKVRKYHQVTVSGSKSLQKFRDQIGFSIRYKKESLDSAIKEENTNIDTIPCGEKIRKCRNLMGADRTQVAKHKQSLKAYEDGKYQPSRQKLNQIVRNLDKHLQELTELKSAVEDQPRVDKLEELVEKSGIKWKDLNEELGYSRSDRRFLSYKKFQKKPEKLTAPALKLVHRDHDLAEAREKLKELKALANSDIFWDEIEEIRKVEYSGWVYDLTVQEDHSFTAGSGGILCHNSYSLGTLAEELQTSDISDNLSTIIIDPMGIYWSMKRPNDRAASLLEDWGLNPDAFDANVYIPKGKVGEFEKGEMTYDDTFTLKPSNLTADEWAMAFGFEMNSETGILLERVISKMSENFEDYDIDRILEVIERFDFPDDVKNRLQNRFMSAKEWGVFGEKSSLEEFTNRGQLSIIDVSVFGEMGDGWSVRSLVVGLLAKRILRRRMTARRIEEIDEMEGLNENEMPIVWMMIDEAHEFLPADGQTAASHPLMRWVKIGREPGVSLALATQQPAKLNPDALSQCDVILSHRLTSKEDIDSLGNIMHTYMRHDIQHYIDALPDKKGVGLLLDDNSERIYPIQMRPRKSWHAGGTPDAFED; this comes from the coding sequence ATGCCGAAGATATCCGTTGGAAGAAGCGATGAAGATTTCGAGGAACACGGCCTGAAAGGCACAGGAGTGATCGGAAAACACCTTGTAGGGGAAAACGAGGAGGCGCACAAAGCCAACCCGATACATTTCGATCTCGCCAAACCTCACGTCATGGGTGTCTTCGGAAAACGAGGAACGGGAAAATGCCTCCTACCTGATGAGAAGGTTCTAACTGAAACCGGCCTAAAAGAAATAAGAGAGATTTTCAACCAGCGAGAGAACGACTCTACGGAGATCGACGACGACGGCGAACAGCTTTTCAGGTTCGAGGGCGGTACCGTTCAGTCAGTAAACGAGCATAAGATTTCAAAAAATAGAATTGAGGCAGGTTACCGGAAAAAAGTCGATGAAACGCTTTTCAAACTTAAGACAAGATCGGGGCGGAAAATCACCGTCACAGGAGAGCACCCTCTTCTAACTGTCAACGGCTGGGAAAACACAGATAGACTATCTGAAGGCGAGAAAATAGGCATACCTAGAAAGATCGATCTGGATTTCAAAGACAGTGAGCTTTCGGTACCCAAAGCATTCCAAAAAGCAAATTACTCTTCTCTGAACAGACGAGAGGCCAGACTTCTGGAACATGAGAGCACAGAGATTCCCTCAGCTTCGGACGGTTCAGGCTCTTTTCATTCGATGGTAGATAGAGCCGATGAAAAAGGATTGATAACGAGGAAAGGTAGAACCATAAGCACAACTGAGAAAGGTCAGAAGCTTCTCGAACAAGTCAAGACGGACAGCCATTACCGGTTTGGAAAGGCAAAACCGATTGAGGCACCTGAGACAGTATCACCTGAGCTTGGAGAGTTCTTAGCATACCTGATAGCCGAAGGACATGAGCAGAAAGTCACGGACGGAAACTATAGAATACTTTTCACAAACAACAACCAGGAGTTCCTGGATCGTTTCAAACAGCTGGGCGAAGACTTCTTCGACCTTGATATAAAACAGATGGATCAAAGCACGCTTTACGCCAACTCCAAAGCTCTCGAAAAGTTTTTAGAGGAAAACGGATATATCACCGGACAGAACTCTTTCAACAAAGAGATCCCTGATTTCATAATCAGTTCAGGCAGAGAGACTGCTTCCAAGTTCTTACAGAAGTATTTTGACTGCGAGGCAAATGTAACCGACCAACAGATTGATCTGATGACTGCTAGTGAAGAGATAGCTAGCGCTCTCAATTACATGTTGCTGAGATTTGGGATAATTGGAAGAACTAATGAAAAGCACAAGTATGCTGCCAACACTGAAGAACAGAAAGTCCGGAAGTACCACCAAGTAACTGTATCAGGCAGCAAATCACTCCAGAAGTTCAGAGACCAGATAGGATTCTCAATCAGATACAAGAAGGAAAGCCTGGATTCAGCGATAAAGGAGGAGAATACAAACATCGATACCATACCCTGCGGGGAGAAAATAAGGAAGTGTAGAAACCTGATGGGAGCAGATAGAACGCAGGTCGCTAAACACAAACAGTCGCTCAAAGCCTATGAAGACGGCAAATATCAACCAAGCAGACAGAAACTGAATCAAATCGTTAGAAACCTTGATAAGCACTTACAAGAGCTGACCGAGCTTAAGTCCGCAGTCGAAGACCAGCCAAGGGTAGATAAACTCGAAGAGCTTGTGGAAAAATCAGGTATCAAATGGAAAGATCTTAACGAAGAGCTAGGTTACTCAAGATCGGATCGTCGATTCCTCTCGTACAAAAAGTTCCAAAAAAAACCGGAAAAGCTGACCGCTCCAGCATTAAAGCTCGTCCACAGGGATCACGACTTAGCTGAGGCAAGAGAAAAGCTCAAGGAACTGAAAGCGCTGGCAAACTCCGATATATTCTGGGATGAAATAGAAGAAATAAGGAAAGTCGAGTACTCCGGATGGGTATACGATCTGACAGTTCAGGAAGATCACTCCTTTACTGCCGGTTCCGGAGGAATACTCTGCCACAATAGCTACTCACTAGGCACCTTAGCGGAGGAATTACAGACATCTGACATCTCGGATAACCTTTCGACAATTATAATCGATCCCATGGGGATCTACTGGTCGATGAAACGTCCAAACGACCGTGCGGCATCGCTTTTGGAAGACTGGGGTTTGAACCCGGATGCCTTCGATGCGAACGTGTACATACCAAAGGGTAAGGTCGGAGAGTTCGAGAAAGGAGAGATGACCTACGACGACACCTTTACGTTGAAGCCGAGCAATCTGACCGCCGACGAATGGGCGATGGCTTTCGGCTTCGAGATGAACTCGGAGACCGGAATACTGCTCGAGAGAGTTATATCGAAGATGAGCGAGAACTTCGAGGACTATGATATAGACCGGATACTCGAGGTAATAGAACGGTTCGATTTCCCGGATGATGTGAAAAACCGCTTACAGAACCGGTTTATGAGCGCGAAAGAGTGGGGCGTGTTCGGGGAAAAATCCTCGCTTGAAGAGTTTACCAACCGCGGGCAGCTCTCGATAATCGATGTCTCGGTTTTCGGAGAGATGGGTGATGGATGGAGCGTGCGCTCGCTTGTAGTCGGTTTACTTGCTAAAAGAATACTTAGAAGACGTATGACCGCCCGTCGTATCGAGGAAATCGATGAAATGGAGGGTCTAAACGAAAACGAGATGCCTATCGTCTGGATGATGATAGATGAGGCCCACGAGTTCCTCCCGGCCGACGGACAGACCGCTGCCTCCCATCCGTTGATGCGTTGGGTTAAGATCGGCCGTGAACCCGGCGTATCCTTAGCTTTGGCCACCCAACAGCCCGCTAAATTAAACCCTGATGCGCTCTCACAGTGCGATGTAATTCTTTCCCACCGGCTGACCTCGAAGGAAGACATCGACTCGCTTGGAAACATCATGCATACCTACATGCGCCATGACATACAGCATTACATCGACGCATTACCAGATAAGAAAGGAGTCGGGCTTTTACTTGACGATAACTCCGAGCGAATCTATCCTATACAGATGAGACCTAGAAAATCCTGGCACGCAGGCGGAACACCGGACGCATTCGAAGACTGA
- a CDS encoding TraB/GumN family protein, with product MIHVYGTSHVSNESIELINEKVRQHEPDIIALELDPRRLQALLTDEDQSSGSIFLDLLKKFQQHIGKKTGVMPGEEMKHGYMKAGEIDADVALIDQNIEVTFSRLKQVKRKEKVKAGLSLIFGGLATSKFDFSEIPEDGQIGKILEETKDKFPEIYNVLVAERDSYMAASLQQLQLDNPEAEIVAFVGAGHKESVRSLLEQNRTQRSIMDFNAGKADESSS from the coding sequence TTGATACACGTCTATGGAACCTCACATGTATCGAATGAAAGTATTGAGCTAATCAATGAGAAAGTCCGCCAGCACGAACCCGACATTATAGCTCTGGAGCTTGATCCACGGCGCCTACAGGCACTCTTAACCGATGAAGACCAATCATCAGGCTCGATCTTCCTCGACTTACTGAAAAAGTTCCAGCAACACATTGGGAAAAAGACCGGCGTTATGCCCGGCGAAGAAATGAAACACGGATACATGAAGGCCGGAGAAATCGATGCCGATGTGGCTTTGATCGATCAGAACATAGAAGTCACATTCAGCCGCCTGAAACAGGTAAAACGAAAGGAGAAAGTTAAAGCAGGTTTATCTCTTATTTTCGGCGGGCTTGCGACCTCGAAGTTTGATTTCAGCGAGATACCGGAGGACGGACAGATAGGAAAAATACTTGAAGAAACAAAGGACAAGTTCCCGGAGATATACAACGTTTTAGTCGCAGAACGCGACAGTTACATGGCCGCATCGCTCCAACAGCTACAGCTGGATAATCCGGAGGCGGAAATCGTTGCTTTCGTAGGCGCAGGACACAAGGAAAGCGTACGCTCGCTTTTAGAGCAAAACAGGACGCAGAGAAGCATCATGGATTTCAACGCAGGAAAAGCTGATGAAAGCAGTAGTTAA
- a CDS encoding 30S ribosomal protein S2 codes for MTEEELLIEREQYLANGVHIGTRSQHIDMDKYIFRVKDNQLAILNLEDTDKQIREAAELLAGFKPSEVLAAGRKPEARRGLELLAEATNINTKIGRFMPGTLTNPQSDDFMEPEAVFVVDPEEDSQVIKEAAQTNTTVISIADSGDELDDIDLAIPANNKSEKSIGVVSFLLAREITGARGEDFDYELEDFLPEETEDEEDEE; via the coding sequence ATGACTGAAGAAGAACTGCTAATTGAACGCGAGCAATATCTGGCAAACGGAGTACACATCGGGACACGGTCCCAGCACATCGACATGGACAAATACATTTTCAGAGTAAAGGACAATCAGCTCGCAATTCTTAACCTCGAAGACACCGACAAGCAGATCAGAGAAGCCGCAGAGCTTCTAGCAGGCTTCAAGCCTAGCGAAGTACTGGCAGCAGGCCGCAAGCCTGAGGCACGAAGAGGACTAGAGCTTCTAGCAGAAGCAACAAACATCAATACTAAGATCGGACGTTTCATGCCGGGAACACTTACCAACCCGCAGTCCGATGACTTCATGGAGCCTGAGGCCGTATTCGTAGTAGACCCTGAGGAAGACTCACAGGTCATCAAGGAAGCTGCTCAGACCAACACCACCGTAATCTCGATCGCTGACTCTGGAGACGAGCTAGACGACATCGACCTAGCTATCCCGGCCAACAACAAGTCGGAGAAATCCATCGGCGTAGTCTCGTTCCTACTCGCAAGAGAGATCACAGGCGCACGTGGAGAAGACTTCGATTACGAGCTTGAAGACTTCCTACCAGAGGAGACAGAAGACGAAGAAGACGAGGAGTAA
- the infB gene encoding translation initiation factor IF-2: protein MPRQPIISVLGHIDAGKTTLLDNIRESRIVEGESGGITQMIGATEVPLETLETTCGDLLNQLDTELTIPGVLFIDTPGHAAFSSLRKRGGSISDIAIVVVDVDDGVQPQTEEAIRILKQNQTPFVIALNKIDKVHGWRSEDKSFMKSIRKQSDKVQQKVDEEIYELMGEINEFDLVVDRFDRVDNFRKKIGVVPISAKTGEGIPELLMVVSGLAQRYLGDRLEVHEGMGKGTVLEVSKEEGLGTTIDVIHYDGIIEKDQKLVYGTSDGVQVTDIRAILKPKPLKEIRVDKKYDRIDTSKPAGGVKLVGKSLEGVVSGAPVRTAHEQDLEEAKKEVAEELEAVEFETQEHGIVIKADSLGSLEAIMQEMEENEIPVQRAEVGDITKADAIDVGKEEPENRSIFAFNVDYTEQGKQAVIDKGIKVFQGQVIYEIIDGYTEWKKELAEKQRETALEATTRPAKIRVLEDHVFRKSKPAVVGVKIEEGVLNPGASLMNADGERIGRVKAVQEQNESIDAAEKGSQVAASISGATVGRDFEEGEVLYTSLTGDDYKRLNRLEDLLSRHEKNVLEKIVEIQDSKDPRWKLG, encoded by the coding sequence ATGCCGCGTCAACCAATTATCTCAGTTCTAGGCCACATTGACGCCGGCAAAACTACTCTTCTCGACAACATACGAGAATCACGTATCGTAGAGGGAGAATCCGGCGGCATCACACAGATGATCGGTGCGACCGAGGTACCGCTTGAAACCCTTGAAACCACTTGCGGAGATCTTCTAAACCAGCTTGATACCGAACTAACTATTCCTGGCGTTCTATTCATTGACACGCCTGGACACGCAGCTTTCTCATCGCTACGGAAACGCGGAGGATCAATAAGCGATATCGCAATCGTTGTAGTAGATGTAGATGACGGCGTACAGCCACAGACAGAGGAAGCGATCAGAATTCTCAAGCAGAACCAGACTCCTTTCGTAATAGCCTTGAACAAGATCGATAAGGTTCATGGCTGGAGATCTGAGGACAAATCGTTCATGAAATCGATCAGAAAACAGAGCGATAAAGTCCAGCAGAAAGTAGACGAAGAGATCTACGAGCTGATGGGTGAAATCAACGAGTTCGACCTAGTAGTCGATAGATTCGACCGAGTCGATAACTTCAGGAAAAAGATCGGAGTCGTACCAATAAGCGCGAAGACAGGTGAAGGAATCCCAGAGCTACTGATGGTTGTATCAGGACTCGCCCAAAGATATCTAGGTGACCGACTGGAAGTACACGAAGGAATGGGTAAAGGCACGGTTCTAGAAGTATCGAAGGAAGAAGGATTAGGCACAACAATCGATGTAATACACTACGATGGAATTATAGAGAAAGATCAGAAGCTTGTCTACGGTACATCGGACGGAGTACAGGTAACAGATATCAGAGCGATCTTGAAACCGAAGCCGCTGAAGGAAATCAGGGTCGATAAAAAATACGATAGAATAGATACCTCGAAACCTGCAGGCGGAGTCAAACTCGTAGGCAAATCACTTGAAGGAGTAGTTTCAGGAGCGCCGGTACGAACAGCCCACGAACAGGACTTAGAGGAAGCTAAAAAAGAGGTAGCTGAAGAGCTGGAAGCCGTAGAGTTCGAAACCCAGGAACACGGAATTGTAATCAAAGCAGACTCTCTAGGATCACTTGAAGCAATCATGCAGGAGATGGAGGAAAACGAGATACCTGTACAGAGAGCAGAGGTAGGAGACATCACGAAAGCGGATGCGATCGATGTAGGAAAGGAAGAGCCGGAAAACCGCTCGATCTTCGCATTCAACGTAGATTATACGGAACAGGGAAAGCAGGCTGTAATAGATAAAGGAATCAAAGTCTTCCAGGGACAGGTAATATACGAAATAATCGATGGGTACACAGAGTGGAAAAAGGAGCTGGCGGAAAAACAGAGAGAAACCGCCCTGGAGGCAACCACTCGTCCGGCAAAGATCCGCGTGCTGGAAGATCACGTGTTCAGGAAATCGAAGCCAGCAGTCGTCGGCGTCAAAATTGAGGAAGGAGTACTGAATCCAGGAGCCAGCCTGATGAACGCTGATGGAGAACGCATCGGCCGTGTGAAAGCAGTACAGGAGCAAAACGAGTCAATAGATGCCGCAGAGAAAGGCTCACAGGTAGCAGCCTCTATCTCAGGAGCAACAGTTGGCCGGGACTTTGAGGAAGGAGAAGTGCTTTACACATCGCTTACAGGCGATGACTACAAACGTTTGAACCGGCTTGAAGACCTTCTCAGCCGGCACGAGAAGAATGTTTTAGAGAAAATTGTGGAAATCCAGGACTCGAAGGATCCGCGCTGGAAACTGGGCTAA
- the rpl7ae gene encoding 50S ribosomal protein L7Ae, with product MATYTEFDVSDSLAEKTYNAVENAQNIRKGTNEVTKAIERNEAALVVVAGDVSPEEIVMHIPALADERDIAFTFVPEKEELGMAAGINVQTAAVAITTPGSAEDEVQDIVQKSNELREAEEE from the coding sequence ATGGCAACTTACACAGAATTCGACGTCAGCGATTCACTCGCAGAAAAGACTTACAACGCAGTAGAAAACGCACAGAACATTAGAAAAGGTACTAACGAAGTAACCAAAGCGATTGAGAGAAACGAAGCAGCTCTCGTCGTAGTCGCAGGAGACGTTTCCCCTGAAGAGATCGTAATGCACATCCCAGCACTAGCAGATGAAAGAGACATTGCTTTCACCTTTGTTCCTGAGAAGGAAGAGCTAGGAATGGCAGCAGGCATCAACGTTCAGACAGCAGCAGTAGCGATCACAACCCCGGGAAGCGCAGAAGACGAAGTTCAGGATATTGTACAAAAATCCAATGAGCTGCGTGAAGCAGAAGAAGAATAA
- a CDS encoding ATP-dependent DNA helicase: MDLFPFPDVREKQDELMEAAEEAIAEGGSLVAHAPTGLGKTAASLTPALEYAKNTNKTVFFLTPRHSQHKIAVDTVKKMQDRHDVELTVIDLLGKKWLCNIEGVESMASGDFSDYCKSLRDDGRCDFYSSMYGDEENKVLKKAKERLDDLEGSALHSDEFKSAVGTFCPYYMMMELSRRSDLIIADYFHMFHPGVRESIMENADTSLEDSIIIVDEAHNLPSRTRSLFSDTLSVPQLERGETEAEKYGFYDIEGYLERLRNVLVSLAAEKFTQGSHEEKIEKKDLEDSISNFKDYEDLIVELEEVAEEVREDKEKSYCGGIAEFLEEWEGSDEGFFRGIRRRRSSSGNRYIEVQYSCLDPQVSTKTPLNDAHASIMMSGTLTPQSMYTDLLGLNESKNNEVAFESPFPEENRELLMVPTVTTKYKERDDSMRQKYAWYLAKSFESVPGNCAAFFPSYSMMIKVKELLKDRTDYEIFMERQDMNKDEKQAMLNEYASKKDEGAALLGVAAGSFGEGVDFPGDVMKAVFVIGLPLQRPDLETKSLIDFYDHRFGKGWDYGYSYPAMNRAIQAAGRCIRSKDDKGVIVYMDKRYGWSNYRKVFPPGYTLKSTRAPWNEIDEFF, from the coding sequence GTGGACCTATTTCCATTCCCGGATGTCAGAGAAAAACAGGATGAACTAATGGAGGCCGCAGAGGAAGCTATAGCCGAAGGAGGCTCGCTTGTAGCACACGCCCCGACCGGACTGGGTAAAACCGCCGCGTCATTGACGCCAGCCCTTGAGTACGCAAAAAATACTAACAAGACCGTTTTCTTCCTGACACCACGACACTCCCAGCACAAGATCGCTGTCGATACCGTAAAGAAGATGCAAGACCGGCACGATGTCGAGTTAACGGTTATCGATCTTCTCGGGAAAAAATGGCTGTGTAACATCGAAGGAGTTGAGAGTATGGCCAGCGGAGACTTTTCCGATTACTGTAAATCTTTGCGCGACGACGGCAGATGTGATTTTTACTCTTCTATGTACGGAGATGAGGAAAACAAGGTTCTGAAAAAAGCCAAAGAACGGCTAGACGATCTTGAAGGAAGCGCTTTACACTCTGACGAGTTCAAATCCGCTGTCGGAACCTTCTGCCCTTATTATATGATGATGGAGCTTTCACGACGGAGCGATTTGATTATCGCTGATTACTTCCATATGTTCCATCCCGGCGTTCGTGAATCGATAATGGAGAATGCCGATACCAGTTTAGAGGACTCGATTATCATCGTCGATGAGGCACACAACCTACCGTCCAGAACACGTTCGTTGTTCTCGGATACTCTCTCAGTGCCACAGCTTGAGCGTGGAGAGACCGAGGCCGAAAAGTACGGGTTCTATGACATCGAGGGCTACCTCGAAAGACTCCGGAACGTGCTTGTATCCCTGGCCGCCGAAAAGTTCACGCAGGGAAGCCACGAGGAAAAAATAGAGAAAAAAGACTTAGAGGACTCAATTTCGAACTTCAAGGACTATGAGGATCTGATCGTTGAACTGGAAGAAGTTGCCGAAGAAGTACGTGAGGATAAGGAAAAATCCTACTGTGGAGGTATCGCAGAGTTCCTAGAAGAGTGGGAGGGAAGCGATGAAGGATTTTTCAGAGGAATCAGAAGACGTAGAAGCTCATCAGGCAACCGCTACATCGAAGTACAGTACTCGTGTCTCGACCCGCAGGTCTCAACCAAGACCCCGTTGAACGATGCCCACGCATCCATAATGATGTCCGGGACTCTAACCCCTCAGTCAATGTATACCGATCTACTGGGACTTAACGAAAGTAAAAACAACGAGGTTGCCTTTGAATCACCGTTCCCAGAGGAAAACCGCGAGCTACTGATGGTTCCAACAGTTACAACCAAGTACAAGGAACGGGACGATTCTATGAGACAAAAATACGCATGGTACCTCGCCAAATCGTTTGAATCGGTTCCCGGAAACTGTGCGGCGTTTTTCCCTAGCTATTCTATGATGATAAAGGTCAAAGAGCTGCTGAAAGACCGCACAGACTATGAGATATTCATGGAACGCCAGGACATGAACAAGGACGAAAAACAGGCGATGTTAAACGAATATGCCTCGAAGAAAGACGAAGGAGCAGCCCTGCTTGGCGTAGCCGCTGGATCCTTCGGCGAAGGAGTTGATTTCCCCGGAGATGTTATGAAAGCCGTTTTCGTGATCGGTCTGCCGCTACAAAGACCGGATCTCGAGACAAAATCCCTTATCGATTTCTACGATCACAGATTCGGGAAAGGCTGGGACTATGGTTACAGCTATCCCGCTATGAACAGAGCGATCCAGGCAGCAGGCCGTTGTATTAGATCGAAGGACGATAAAGGAGTAATAGTTTATATGGACAAACGTTACGGCTGGAGTAACTACAGGAAGGTTTTCCCGCCAGGTTACACGTTGAAAAGTACGCGTGCGCCGTGGAACGAGATCGATGAGTTTTTCTGA
- the rps28e gene encoding 30S ribosomal protein S28e (the function of S28E in the ribosome is unknown but the structure shows a variants OB-fold that is found in nucleic acid-binding proteins) — protein sequence MVLAKVVEVIGDQGHRTVRKIRCRILEGDEEGKILVRNTRGPIREDDVVHIKETQMEG from the coding sequence ATGGTTTTAGCGAAAGTCGTTGAAGTAATCGGAGACCAGGGACACCGGACAGTCCGGAAGATCCGATGTAGAATCCTTGAAGGCGACGAAGAAGGAAAGATCCTAGTCAGAAACACCCGAGGACCTATTCGTGAAGACGACGTAGTCCACATCAAAGAAACACAGATGGAGGGATAA
- a CDS encoding adenylyltransferase/cytidyltransferase family protein, whose protein sequence is MKRVMAQGCFDVIHPGHLHYLEKSADLGDELVVVVARDSRVGDRKKLAFNEDERVEILNALETVDRAVLGSEGDIYSTVKEIDPNVITVGYDQSHETEEVQKLAEDATEHDVKVKRISGKGDYSSSKIKN, encoded by the coding sequence ATGAAACGAGTAATGGCACAGGGATGTTTCGATGTAATCCATCCCGGACATCTCCACTACCTGGAAAAATCAGCGGATTTGGGCGATGAACTCGTGGTCGTGGTTGCCCGGGATTCACGGGTCGGAGACCGGAAAAAGCTGGCGTTCAACGAAGACGAACGCGTCGAAATTCTGAACGCATTGGAAACCGTTGACAGAGCTGTCCTCGGCAGTGAAGGCGATATTTACTCAACGGTAAAGGAGATCGATCCGAACGTGATAACAGTTGGATACGATCAGAGCCACGAAACCGAGGAAGTTCAAAAGCTGGCCGAGGATGCGACAGAACACGACGTAAAGGTAAAACGGATCTCCGGTAAAGGAGATTACTCCTCCAGCAAGATAAAGAACTGA
- a CDS encoding MBL fold metallo-hydrolase, which produces MILEVLGSVQDGGAPHLGCTCDVCEKTREDPSLPGLISSLLLKENDDEDSAKYLIEATPDIRLQITGEFLDGVFLPHAKLGPIGGFEFFGEEGLDANMLTTYCNSDVEHYLMNNDPYRRMVDRGNIEIQGFDDGDSVRLQGTQIKALTYEHPHLGHKATAYKIIGENKTVFYLPDTNEWTERQLKEIEEADIAIIDGTFWNEDEIDRYNEVPHPTIEESMVRFKNYDTEIYFTHLNHTNPALREDSDERKELEENGFGVAVMDMEFDL; this is translated from the coding sequence ATGATACTAGAAGTATTAGGGAGCGTTCAAGATGGAGGCGCACCGCACCTAGGCTGTACGTGCGATGTATGCGAGAAAACAAGGGAAGACCCAAGCTTACCCGGTCTTATCAGCTCTCTGCTACTGAAAGAAAATGATGATGAAGATTCGGCCAAATACTTGATCGAGGCCACCCCAGACATCCGGTTACAGATCACCGGCGAGTTCCTTGACGGAGTTTTCTTGCCTCACGCAAAGCTCGGGCCGATCGGAGGATTCGAGTTCTTCGGCGAAGAAGGACTGGATGCGAACATGCTGACAACTTACTGTAACAGCGATGTCGAACACTACCTGATGAACAACGATCCTTACCGTCGAATGGTTGACCGTGGAAACATCGAGATCCAGGGATTCGACGACGGAGACAGCGTACGGCTACAGGGAACTCAGATAAAAGCCCTGACCTACGAACACCCACACCTCGGACACAAAGCCACCGCCTACAAGATAATTGGCGAAAACAAGACGGTTTTCTATCTACCAGATACAAACGAATGGACTGAAAGACAGCTCAAGGAGATCGAAGAAGCCGATATAGCGATAATCGACGGCACCTTCTGGAACGAAGACGAGATCGATAGGTACAACGAAGTACCTCACCCGACGATCGAAGAATCCATGGTACGGTTCAAGAACTACGATACCGAAATCTACTTCACCCACCTCAACCACACCAACCCAGCGCTAAGAGAAGACTCGGATGAACGGAAGGAGCTGGAAGAAAACGGATTCGGTGTCGCGGTTATGGACATGGAATTCGATCTATGA